Below is a window of Streptomyces sp. NBC_00223 DNA.
CCTCACCGTGCTGCTCGACATCTCCCCGGAGGCCGCCCGGGAGCGCTTCACCGAGGCGCCCGACCGGCTCGAGTCGGAACCGGCGGAGTTCCACCAGCGGGTGCGGTCCGGTTTTCTCACCCTGGCCGCGGCCGACCCCGCCCGCTACCTCGTGGTCGACGCCGGGCAGGAGCCCGCCGCCGTCACCACGGTCGTACGGCACCGGCTCGACCAGGTGCTGCCGCTGTCCGCCCAGGAGATCGAGGCCCGCGCCGAGGCCGAGCGCAAGGCCGCGGAGGAGGCGGCCAGGCTCGTCGCCGAGGAGGCCGCGCGCAAGGCGGAGGAAGAGCGCCTGGAGCGCGAGCGGCAGGCCCAGTTGGAGAAGCTGCGCCGCGAGGAGGAGGAGCGCCGCCTCGCCGCGGAGGAGGCCGCCCGCCAGGAGATCGCCGAGCGCAAGGCCGCGCAGGAGGCCGAGGAGGCCCGGCTGCGGGCCGAGGAAGCCGCCAGGATCGAGGCGGAGGCCGCCGCGAGGCGTGCCGCCGAGGAGGCCGCGCGGGCCGCCGAGCAGGCGCGGCTGAAGCGGCTGGCCGAGGAGCAGGCCCGGCTGCGGGCCGAGGCCGAGGAGCGCCGGCTGGAGAAGCAGCGCAAGGCGGAGGAGGCGCTGCTCCGAGCGGAGGCCGCCCGGCGGGAGGCGGAAGCGGCGGCCATCGCGGCGTCGGCGGCTGCCGCGGCCGAGGAGACGGCGGTGCTGCCCGCGATCGCGCCGCCGGAGCGGGAGCCGGAGCCCCGGCCCGAATCGACGTCGGAGCCGAAGCAGGAGTCCGGGCCGAAGCAGGAGTCCGGGCCGAAGCCGGAGGCGTCCGCCGAGACGACGACCGTGCTGCGGCCGGTGCTCCCGGCGAAGCCCGAGCGGGCGCCGGAGCCCGCACCCGAGCCGGAAGCGGCGCCGAAGTCCGAGCCGGACCCGAAGCCGGGGTTCGACTCGTCCGAGACCACGACGGTGCTGCCGTCCGTGCCCGACCCGGCGCGGGAGTCCGACTCCGCCGAGACGACGACCGTGCTGCCGCCCGTACCGGGCACCGCGCGCGACGCCGACCCCGCCGACCGGGTGCCGCCGTGGATCTTCCGGCCCGACCAGCCGGAGAACGAGCGCACCCGCGAGCTGCCTGCGGCCCAGCCGAGGCCCGCGCGTCGGCCACGCCCCGACTGGGCGGAGGAGACTCCCCTCGACGACCTCCCCACCCTCGCGGACGAACTGCTCGGCCCGCACGACGGCGACCACCCCGGCCGCCTCTGAGGTCCGCGGCCTGGTCGCGCGTGGGGGATGTGCGGGACACCGCCGCAGGGCACGACAATGGGCCCGCGCGGTGTCCGTGGCGCGCGAGGGCCCGCGGAAGCGGGCCGCTCCGGGGTGAGCCACGCCGGAGAGCGCCGCGCGGCGGATGAGCGCACGGGCGCGGAAGGGGGACGGCCGGGTGGGCGAAGCACACGGCACGCGCTACCTCGTCCTCGGCGCGACCGAGGTCTGGTCCGGCTCCACGCCGCTGTCCCTCGGGGGCCCGCGGCTGCGCGCCCTCCTCACCGCCCTGGCCCTGCGCCCCGGCCGGCCGGTCCCCGCGCGGACCCTGATCGACGAGGTCTGGGCGGACACCCCGCCCGGCGACGCGGCGGCCGCCCTCCAGGCCCTGGTCGCCCGCCTCCGCAAGACCCTCGGCCGGGCCGCCGTCACCTCAGAACCCGGCGGCTACCGGCTAGACACCCCGCGCGACACGGTGGACCTCTTCGCCTTCGAAGCCCTCCTGCGGGACGGCGAGAGCGCCCTGCGCGCAGGAGACCCCGCCACGGCCGCCCGTACGCTCACCAGCGCGCTCGCCCTGTGGCGCGGCCCCGCCCTGGCCGACCTGCCGGACCGGGCCGCCGCCGCCCGCCCCGAAGCGCTACGGCTGACCGCGCTGCGGCTGAGGATCGACGCCGACCTCGCGCTCGGCGACAGCGCCCACGCGCTCGCCGCACTGCGTGAAGCCGTCGCCGACCACCCGCTGGACGAGGCGTTCAGGGCCCAGCTCATCCGCGCCCTGCGCGCCGAGGGCCGCACCGCCGACGCGCTGGTGGCGTACGACGAGGCCAGGACCGTACTCGCGGACACGCTCGGCACCGCCCCGGGGCCCGAGCTGAGCGCCCTGCACCTGGAACTGCTCCGGCAGCCGGCACCGAAGCCGAACGCGCCTGGCGTACCCCCCGCCCCGCCTGGACTCCGCCGCAGGGGCAACCTCCGGTCCCGCCTGACCAGCTTCGTCGGCAGGGAGAGCGATCTGCTGGCCCTCCGGCGCGATCTGACCACCGCCCGTCTGGTCACCCTGACCGGGCCCGGCGGCTCGGGGAAGACCCGGCTGGCCCAGGAGGCCGCCGAAGCCGCGCAGCTGGGCCATGACCACCCCGACGGTGTCTGGCTGGCCGAACTCGCGCCCTTGGACGACCCCTCCGCCGTCCCGCACGCCGCCCTGACCGCCCTCGGCCTGCGCAACACCCTCCTGCCGGGCTCCGGCCGCGACCCGCTGAGACCCGAGCCGTACTCCGAGGACCCGATCGCGCGGCTGCTCGACCACTGTGCGCACCGGCGCCTGCTGCTCGTCCTCGACAACTGCGAGCACCTGATCGGCGCCGCCGCCCACCTGGCCGCGGAACTGCTCTCCGCCTGCCCGGGTGTGACCGTACTGGCCACCAGCCGCGAGCCGCTGGGTGTACCGGGCGAGGTCGTACGGCCGGTGGAGCCGCTGCCGCCGCCGACCGCGTACCGGCTCTTCGCCGAGCGGGCCGCGACCGCCAGACCGCACCCGGGCGGCGCCCCGAGGACGGAGGACGCCGACGCCGTACGCGAGATCTGCCGGCGGCTGGACGGACTGCCGCTGGCGATCGAACTGGCGGCGGCCCGGCTGAGGGTGCTGTCGCCGCGCCAGATCGCCGACCGGCTCGACGACCGCTTCCGGCTGCTGACCAGCGGCAGCCGTACGCTGCTGCCGCGCCAGCAGACCCTGCGGGCGGTGGTCGACTGGAGCTGGGACCTGCTGGACGCGCAGGAGCGTACGACGCTGCGCGCGCTGAGCGTCTTCGCGGGCGGCTGCACCCTGGCCGCCGCGGAGGCGGTGTGCGGGCCCGACGCGCTCCAGACGGTGGCCCAACTGGTCGACAAGTCCCTGGTGGTGGCCGACCACGGCCGTCCCGGCGGCACCCGCTACCGCCTGCTGGAGACGATCCACGAGTACGCGGCCGAACGCGCCGCCGAGCACCCGGCCGAGCGGGCAGCCGCCGCCGCCCGGCACACGGCGTACTTCCGCGAACTGGCCGCGACCGTCGACGCCGCGCTGCGCGGCGCGGACCAACTGCGCCGGCTGGAGGTGATGGAGACCGAACTCGACAACATCAGGGCGGCCCTGCTCCGCTCGATCGAGGACCGGGCGGAGCCGGACGCTCTCGCGATCACGCTGTCCATGGGCTGGTTCTGGTGGCTGCGCAACTACCGCGACGAGGCGAACGGCTGGCTGAGCCGGGTGACCGCGCTCGGCGGCGATCCGCCCGAGGACTCCGGCGACCCGATGTACTGGCCGCGGCTGGACGTGCGGATGCTGCATCTCTTCGTCAACAGCGACAGCGCCTCGGCGGAGCAGTGGTCGTCCGAGGCGATCCGGGCGACCGCCGGCCGGCTCGCGGCGGCGTACCGCGAGGGTGGCCCGCACGCGGCCCGCTTCCCCGGGCTGCTCTGGCCGTTCACCCTCTATCTGCTCGGCGACAGCTCCCGGGTGCTCGGCCACATCGACGAGGTGGTCGCCAACTGCCGGCGGTACGGGGGCGACTGGGAGCTGGCCTCGGCGCTGATGTTCCGCACCCATGCGACCGTGGACTCGCCCGGCGGCCTGGAGCGCACCGACGCGGACTGGGCCGAACTCCAGTCGCTCAACGAACGGCTCGGCGACCGCTGGATGCGCGCCCAGGTGCACACCGCCCGGGCCGAGATCGAGTCGGCCCGGGGGCACTACGCCGTCGCGCGCGCCGAGTACGAGGCGGCGCACCGGCTGGGCGAGGAGCTGGGCGCCCACGGCGAGGGCGCGTACCGGCTGGCCCGGATGGCGGAGCTGGCCCACCGCGGCGGCGCCGACGCCGCCGCGGAGGGACTGCTCGACCAGGCGATCGAGGAGGCCGAGCGGTACGCGGTGTGGGACGCGCTGACCTACACCCGCTACCTTCGGGCCCTGCTTCTGCTGGAAGCCGGCGAGGTCCAGGAGGCCAGGGCGCTGTGCGACGAGGCCCTGGCGCATGTGGGGGACGGCACACCGCCGCCGATGTTCCATGTGATGCTGCACGGTCTGGCGGCCCGGATCACGGCGGCCGAGGGCGATCCGGCCGCGGCGCTGGACCAGGTGGCCCTGGCGGCGCGGACGGCGCTGGACTCGGGCTGCACCGAGCCGGTCGTCGCGGGCCAGCTGGACACGGCGGCGCGGCTGCTGGCCGTGCTGGGCGACGCGCGGTCGGCGGTACGGCTGTCGGCCGCGGCCGAGTCGGTACGGGCGCCGCTGCCGCGCAGTGTGCCCGAGCAGGCGGGCGAGGACGAGGTACGGCGGCTGGCCGGAGCGGTGCTGTCGGCGGCGGAGCGGGCCGAGGAGCGGGCGGCGGGCGCGGCGCTGGACGCGGAGGCTGCGGTGCGGCTGCTGGCCGGGCTGGCGGAGGGCGGAACGGCCGCGAGGTCGGCGGGTGCGGCCGAGCGGCGGGCAGCAGGCGCGAGGGCTCCGGGCGGAGGAGCGGCGGCCGGGCGGGAATAGCGGGGGCCGGCCGCCCGGTTGTCCGTGTTTGAGGGTTCAAGCATCAGCGGGGTCGTACGTGCCCGCGCGGATGCGCCTTCGTCCACGTCCAATTAGCCCGGGCCGGTCCTGATCCGATGATCGGCTCACCGCATGACCGGGAGTGAGAGAAGCCGTGAAGGTCGAGATCTGGTCCGACATCGCGTGTCCTTGGTGCTACGTCGGCAAGGCCCGCTTCGAACGCGCGCTGGCCGCCTTCCCGCAGGCCGACTCCGTCGAGGTGGTCTACCGGCCGTTCCAGCTCGACCCGGGCGCGCCGCACGAGCCCCGGCCGCACCACGAGATGATGGCCGCCAAGTTCGGGCCGCAGGGCGCGGCGATGGACGGGCGGATCGCCGCCCTGGGTGCCGCCGAGGGCCTCACCTTCGACTTCGCGACGGTCCTGGAGAACAACTCGCTGCTCGCCCACCGGCTGCTGCGCTTCGCCCTGGACTCCTACGGCCCCGAGACACAGGCCCGGCTCAAGGGCCGGCTGATGTCCGGGCACTTCGGCGAGGGCATGGACATCGGCGACCACGGCCAGCTCACCGAGGCGGCCGTCGCCGCCGGGCTCGACCGGGACGCCGTGACGGCCTTCCTCGACAGCGACGCCCTGCGCGACGAGGTGGTCGGCGACATCGAGCAGGCCAGGGAGATAGGCATCACCGCCGTGCCGACCTTCGTCTTCGAGGGCCAGTGGGCCGTGCAGGGCGGGCAGGAGACATCCGTCTTCCTGCGGGCGCTGGAGCAGGTGGCGAAGGAGACGGCCGCGGTGCAGACACCCGACGCCTACGCCGCCGGTGACGCCTGCGCGGACGGCGTCTGCGAGGTCCCGGCCGAGCGGCCCGCTACGAGCAGCTGATCACCGAGTCCGCCCAGTCGGCGAGATTCGCCTGTCCCAGTCCTCGACCCCCTCCGTGCCCCCGGCCTCCACCGAAGCCGGGGGCACTGTCGGTCTCGTCCGGCTCCACGACCAGCCTGATCGTCCGATAACCCGTGAGCCCGATGTGCACCGGCACGGCCGCGTCGCCGCCGCGCACCGGCCCGGAGGACCACAACTGGTCGTCGTCCCCGTACACCGAGAAGCGCACGGCGGTCCGCAGCCTGCCGACCAGGTCGTCGACCCCCGCGCGGGCGTCGTACGAGACGCAGGCGCGATTGAGGTCGATGGTCACGGTGGAGGGGGCGTGCACGCTGATGCCGTGGTCGTACCAGGTGCCGCCGATGCTCAGACCCCAGCGGTTCCACCACCAGCTCCCGGGGGTACGGCGGATGGTCGGCTCGGTGGCCTCGCGGCCGGGGCGGCCGACGGGGAGCGAGTTGACCTGGTAGGCCGTCGGCGCGGGTGGCGGGGGCGGAGTCGTGGGCGGCGGCGTCGTCGGCACCTGGCTGGGTGACGGCTTCGGCTTCGGCTCCGGGGTGGGGCTGGGCGTGGGCGTGGGTGTGGGGCTGGGCTTCGGACGCGGTTTGGGCGGCGGCGGGGCCGCCTTCCGCGTCGTCGGGGCGGGACTCGGCGGCGGTACGACCACGGGCGCCGACGCCGGGGGCGGCGGCGGGGGCGGCGCGGTGGTGGGCGCGGGCGGCGGCACGGACGCCACGGGCGCGGCGGCCGGCGGCTTGGCCTGCGGCTTGACCGGAGGCTTCTCGTGGCCGCCGGTGAGAGTGAAGGCGAAGGCGGTCGCGGCCGCCGCCACGACCACGGCCGCGGCGATGCCCACCTTGGCGGGCGCGCCCAGTCCCTCGCCCACCGCGGCGCCGCCCGCGGCGCCGGTGGTCCCGGACCCCGCGGCGGCCGCGGCCGCGCCTCCGGCGGCACCCGCCGCCGCGGCGGCTCCGCCGACCACCACGATCCCGGCGGCCTTGCTCGCGTAGACGGCGGCGAACCAGCCGATGTACGCGACCGGCAGCAGACCCTTGAGCGCCGAGTTGAGATCCGCCAGTTCGAGCGAGGCGGCCGTGCAGCGGGTGCACTCTTTCAGGTGACGGTTCAACTCGCGGTCGGCGCGCGTCCGCAGAGCGCCGCGGGCATGCGCGCCGAGCCGGTCGGCGTACCGCGCGCACGCGCCCTCGGCGGTGAGCGTGGAGCTGACGTGCGCCTGCAGATACGCCTGGCGCAGGCCCTCACGGGCCCGGTGGGCGAGTACGGCGGTGGCGTTGGGCGTCAGGCCGAGCAGGGGCGCGATGTCGCTGGGCGACTCGTCCTCGACGGCGGTGTGCCACAGCACGGTCTGCCAGCGCTCGGGCAGGGTGCGGAACGCCTGGATGGCCAGCGACCGTTCGGCCTCGCGCATGGCCCGGACGTCCGCGCCGAGGTCGGCGGACGCCTCGGTGGCCGTGGCACCGGCCGAGGTGACGGCGAACACCGCGAAGTCCTCGACGAGTTGCTCGCGCTTGGCGGTGTTCCCCCAGGAGGCGGCGACCCTCCTGACGGTGGTGAGGAGATAGGCGCGCACGGCGGACTCGGGGCCGCTGCCGCCGCGGATCGCCTGGAGGGTGCGGGCGAAGACCTCGCCGGTCAGGTCCTCGGCGGTGTAGGCGTCGCGGCAGCAGGAGCGGGCGTAGCGGCGTACGGCCTCGGCGTGCCGGCGGTACAGCTCCTCGTACGCGCTGTCCCGGCCGCCGCGGACCTCGGCGACCAGTTCGGCGTCCGACAGGTCGGAGCGGTCCCCGGGCCCGTCGTCGGGGTGACCCGCGGGGTGCCGGTCGCCGTCGGAGGGAGCGGACTCGGGTGCCTTCCCGGGTGTGTGGCCCGGTGCGGATTCCTGGTCCGGCGGGGGCGCGGGTGCGGGCACGCGCGCGGTCGCGGCGCCCGCCGGCTCGGGCCCCGATATCGATGGCGGGGCGTCAGGGGCGGCGGGCCCGGGGCGTGCTATGGGGTCACGCTGCCCCGGAACCCTGCGCGACGGCGGTCCGTCACCGAACTCCGAACCCGCCTCAGGGGCGCCGAATCCCCCGTTTGCCTCATTCACGGGGCAAGCGTGACACAGAAGATCCGGCCGTAGTCATGCCGACGGGTGGAACCACCCATCCGTGGCCGGACCGTTCACACATCCTCCACCCTCACTCGATCGAGGCAGTGCGTCGACGGCAGTTCAGCCCCGCGCGGGACCGGAAGAGGCCGCCGAGTCGGACGGCACGGCGTCGGACGGGTGCTCACCGACCCGGTCGGCGGGCCGTTCCGCGGCACGGTCCGCGGCCCTTTCGCCCGTACGGTCGCCGATGCGGTCGCCGGGCCGGGAACGCAGACCGTCCAGCAGGATGTCGAGCAGCCGCGCCGAGGCCGCCGCGTGCTGGGCGGCGTCCGGCAGCGCGGGCGCGGAGGTGGCGATGACCAGCAGGACATCGGCCACCGACACGTCGACCCGCAGCTCACCCGCCTCCCGTGCCCGGTCCACGAGTTGGCCCACGACGTCGAGCAGTACCCGGATGCCGTCCTGGTCGTCGGCGCCCGTGCCCTGGCCGCGGCCGGTGTGCTCCTCGGCGAGGTCGCCGAGTCCGCCACCGGCCGCCGCGAGCGGAGTGCGCTGCTGCGGCACCCGCGCGGGCTCGTCACCGGCCGACGCGTACGGGTCGGCGCCAGGGGTGCCCTGCACCCGCAGGACCTGCGGCGGCAGCAGCCGCCCGGCGCCCGAGGCGGCCGAGGTGCGCAGGAAGCGGGCGAGCGCGGACCATGCCTCGTTCTCCTGGCCGAGCGCGGTGCGCGCCTGCTCGGTCAGCCGCGCGGTCTCCTCCTCGGCGATCCGCCTGACCAGCACGTCCTTGCTGGGGAAGCGGCGGTAGACGGTGCCGACGCCGACCCGGGCACGCCGGGCCACGTCCTCCATCGGCGCGCCGTAGCCCAGCTCGCCGAACACCTCGCGGGCGGCCCGCAGGACGTGTTCGAGGTTGCGCTGGGCGTCGACCCGCAGCGGGGCCGCCCGGCCCACGCCGCTGTGCGCTTCCGCACTCGCCGTCACTGTGTGCTGAGAGTCCTGAATTTGCATATGCGTATCCCCCGGAAAATCGTCAGTCTCCCCCCGGAGACTCCCCACCCATTACGAAGATCGCTGCGCGTCCCGCGCAGTACTACGAGATACGAACATAGTTGAGGCCGCGTCAAGAAAGAAGGGGGCGTTCCCAGCCGTGGCGGGCCCCGATCGGCGCAACGCGGGGCCCTTCTCGCCTTGCGGCCCCCGGCCTGTCACGGGTGCGCCCGCTGACCTGCCAGGTCGCCGATTTCCCGGAATGATCCTGTCCGCCCTGTGGACAAACGGCTCCGGTCCATTGCGTCATGGAGCAATGACGGACTCGGCAGCCATGGCCAAGGCAAGCACACCGCGTATTCTCGTCCTCGGCGGTGGTTATGTGGGGATGTATACCGCCCTGCGGCTCCAGCGGAGGCTCCGGCGCGGGGAGGCGGAGGTCGTGGTCGTCGACCCGCAGCCGTACATGACGTACCAGCCCTTCCTGCCCGAGGCGGCGGCCGGTTCCATCTCCCCGCGGCATGTCGTGGTGCCGCTGCGCCGGGTGCTGGGCAAGTGCCGGATCGTGGTGGGCGAGGCGCGGTCCGTCGACCCCGTCAAGCGGGTCGTCTCCGTCGTCACCCCGGCCACGGAGGAGGAGGGCGGCAACGCGCTGGAGCTCTCGTACGACCATCTGGTCGTCGCACCGGGATCCGTCTCCCGCACCCTGCCCGTGCCCGGACTGGCCGAACACGGCATCGGCTTCAAGACCGTCGAGGAGGCCATCGGGCTGCGCAACCACGTACTGGAGCAGCTGGACATCGCCTCCTCCACCCGCGACGCCGCCATCCGCGAGGCCGCCCTCACCTTCGTCTTCGTCGGCGGCGGCTACGCGGGCGTCGAGGCGCTCGCCGAGCTGGAGAACATGGCCCGCTACGCCGTGCGCTACTACCACAACGTCCGCGCCGAGGACATGAAGTGGGTCCTGGTCGAGGCGACCGGCCGCATTCTGCCCGAGGTCGGCGAGGTCATGGGCAAGTACGCCATACGCGAGCTGCGCGGGCGCAATGTCGACATCCGGCTCGACACCCGGCTGGAAGCCTGCGACCACCGGGTCGCCGTGCTCTCCGACGGCGACCGGCTGCCCACCCGGACGGTGGTGTGGACGGCCGGGGTCAAGCCCGCGCCGCTGCTCGCCGCCACCGGACTGCCGCTGAACGCACGCGGGCGGCTGCGCACGGAGGCGACGCTGCGGGTGGTGGACTGCGCGGAGGTGTGGGCGGCGGGCGACGCGGCGGCCGTGCCGGACATCGCCGCCGAACAGCCCGGCACCGAATGCGCGCCCAACGCCCAGCACGCGGTGCGCCAGGCCAAGGTGCTCGCCGACAACGTCATCTCCCAATTGCGCGGCGGCCCGCTGACCGAGTACCGGCACAAGTACGCCGGCTCGGTCGCCTCTTTGGGTCTGCACGAAGGCGTCGCACACATCTACGGCCGAAAGATCAAGGGCTATCCGGCGTGGTTCATGCACCGCGTTTACCACCTCAACCGGATGCCCACCTTCAACCGCAAGGCACGGGTGCTGGCCGAGTGGATTCTGGCCGGGCTCTTCAAGCGGGAGATCGTCTCGCTCGGATCGCTGGAACACCCGCGCGCCGAATTCGAACTCGCGGCCGGGGCCGGCCGTAAACCCGACGCGCCCTGACCCGCCCGGGACCCTTGCGATTCCCCCCGGGGCCGCCGGTCGGCCACACTGGGTGGGTGACCACGCGTGCACCAGCACCGGCAAAGAGTGACAAAAACGAGGAATCGGACGTTTGAACCTTACGCGTTGGAGCGCCCGGCTCCCCGGAACACAGCGACGTGGCGGCGTCCCGGCCGCGCGCGGCAAGATCGGCGGCCCGGCCGGTGAGTCCGGCGGCAGCTCAGGCGGCAGCACGTCCGGGGCCGCCGAACCGGCGCCGTCCCCGGCGTCCTCCGCTCCCTCCACCGACCCCACCGGCGAACCCTCCGTCCCCGGTGTCCTCAGCCGGCTCCCGGCACTCATCGCCGTCACCCACGGGCCCGCGCACCGCGTCCGCTTCGTCAACGACGCCTACACCGATGTCTTCGGCCCCCGCGTCACCGGCGCCCCGGCCCGCGAAGCCCTCCCCGAACTCGACGAACTCGGCCTGCTCCCGCTCATGGACCAGGTCCACCGCAGTGGCAAGCCGCGAACCGTCAAAGCCCGCAGGGTCACCTGGGCGGATGATTCCGCCGTCACCCGTCCGGGTTACTTCACCTTCACCTGCACCCCCGTCGAGGCCGACGACCCCGACCCCGAACGCCGGGGCGTCCTCGTCTTCGCCGCCGACGTCACCGACCAGGTGCTCGCCGCCGACCGCCTCCGCGAGAGCGAACGCCGGCTGCACGAGACCGCCGTCACCCTCCAGCGCAGCCTGCTGCCGCAGGAACTCGAACAGCCCGACGACCTCCGGGTGGCTGCCACCTACCAGCCCGGCGGCACCGACGCCGCGGTCGGCGGCGACTGGTACGACGTCATCACCCTCGGCGCCGGACGCACCGCCCTGGTCATCGGCGACGTGATGGGCCGAGGAGTGCGGGCCGCCGCCGTGATGGGCCAACTGCGCACCGCCGTACGCGCCTACGCCCGGCTCGACCTGCCCCCGCACGAGGTCATCCAGCTCCTCGACGGGCTCGCCAGCGAGATCGACGCCACCCAGATCGCCACCTGCGTCTACGCCGTCCACGACCCCAGCGAGGGCCGGCTCTCCTACGCCAGCGCCGGTCACCTCCCCATCCTCATCCGCGACCCCGACGGCACCGTCCGCCGTACCGAGGAACCCACCGGGCCACCGCTCGGCACGGGCGGCTGGATGCACACCTCCGGCACCCTGCCGCTCGGCCCCGGCTGCACGGCCGTCCTCTACACCGACGGCCTCATCGAACGCCGTGACCAGGACATCGACGAGGGCGTCACCGCCCTGACCCGCGCCCTGGCGGGCGCCACCGGCTCACCGCAGGTGATCTGCGACCGCCTGATGCGCGCGCTCGGCGTCACCTCGGAACACGACGACGACGTGGCCGTGCTCGTCCTGCAGTACCCCGACCACACAGGGGCCGAGGCCGAACTCTTCCGCAACGCCTCCCTCGAACTCCTCGGCGGCATCGAGGCCGCGCCCCGGGCCCGCGCCTTCGCCTCCGGGGTGCTCGCCTCCTGGCGCTTCCCCGTCGACCTTCGCGACCTCGGCGTCCTCGCGGCCAGCGAACTGGTCGCCAACTCGCTCAAGCACGGCACACCGCCGATGCGGCTGCGGCTGCGTCGTACGGACCGCCGGCTGATCATCGAGGTCACCGACGGCGACGACCACCTGCCGCGCCGGCGCCGCGCGGAGCCCGCGGACGAGGCCGGCCGGGGCATCTCGATCATCGCGACGATCGCCTCCGGATGGGGATCGCGCCGGACACCGGGCGGAGGGAAGGCGGTGTGGTGCGAGTTCGCCCTGCCCGCAGGGTAGAACCGCCGGCTCGGGACACCCTTGGGCGCACCGGGCTCGGGCTCAGGCCGGTATTCGCTCCGTGGCGAGGGGCTCCGCGGGGGCGGAGTGGGCCACGACACGGGTCGGCCGCGGGGGAGTGTCCTGGACCGGGGTGAGATGGCGGGCCATCCGCAGGGCGGTCAGCGAGATCGCCAGCGAGGACACCACCAGCAGCACGATGTACGTGTCGTACGCGCCCGCCGCCGCGATCAGACCACCCACGGCGGGGCCCAGCGCCAGCGCGAGCTGCTTCACCAGGGCGAAGGCCGCGTTGTACTGCCCGATCATCCGGGCCGGAGCCAGATCGGCCACCAGCGGGGAGACCGTCGGAGCCAGCATCGCCTCGCCGAGGCCGAAGAGCGCGTACGTCACGATGATCGCCATCACAGCCATCGTGTGCTCCCGGTGCACCAGGCCGGACACACCCGCGACCAGCCAGGCCACTGCCCAGACGACACCGACGGCCGCGATGACCCGGCTGCGCCGCCGCTGCTCGACCAGCCGCAGCACCACGAACTGCGCGAGCACGATCACCGCCGTGTTCGCCGCGAGCGCGATCCCCAGCGTGGCCGGTGAGATCCGGGTGACCTCCACCGCGAACGCCGAGAGCCCCGACTCGAACTGCCCGTAGCACGCGAAGAACATCACGAAGCCGAGCGCGCAGACCATCACCATCGCCCGGTCCGAGGTCAGCATTCGCCAGCCGTCGGCCGGCGCACCGCCTGATCCGGCCGAGACCGACCGCTTCTCCGCGCGCACCGGCTGGGGAAGCCGGACACCCGCGACCACGGCACCCAGCATCAGGAACATCGCGGCCTCGATGGCGAACAGCCGGGTGAACGACGACGGATGCGCGGTGTCCACGATGAGCCCGCCGAGCAGTCCGCCGAGGCCCAGGCCCAGGTTGTTCAGAAAGAACTGCGTCGCGAACGCCCGGGACCTGGTCACCGCGGTC
It encodes the following:
- a CDS encoding sigma-70 family RNA polymerase sigma factor, with product MPAPAPPPDQESAPGHTPGKAPESAPSDGDRHPAGHPDDGPGDRSDLSDAELVAEVRGGRDSAYEELYRRHAEAVRRYARSCCRDAYTAEDLTGEVFARTLQAIRGGSGPESAVRAYLLTTVRRVAASWGNTAKREQLVEDFAVFAVTSAGATATEASADLGADVRAMREAERSLAIQAFRTLPERWQTVLWHTAVEDESPSDIAPLLGLTPNATAVLAHRAREGLRQAYLQAHVSSTLTAEGACARYADRLGAHARGALRTRADRELNRHLKECTRCTAASLELADLNSALKGLLPVAYIGWFAAVYASKAAGIVVVGGAAAAAGAAGGAAAAAAGSGTTGAAGGAAVGEGLGAPAKVGIAAAVVVAAAATAFAFTLTGGHEKPPVKPQAKPPAAAPVASVPPPAPTTAPPPPPPPASAPVVVPPPSPAPTTRKAAPPPPKPRPKPSPTPTPTPSPTPEPKPKPSPSQVPTTPPPTTPPPPPAPTAYQVNSLPVGRPGREATEPTIRRTPGSWWWNRWGLSIGGTWYDHGISVHAPSTVTIDLNRACVSYDARAGVDDLVGRLRTAVRFSVYGDDDQLWSSGPVRGGDAAVPVHIGLTGYRTIRLVVEPDETDSAPGFGGGRGHGGGRGLGQANLADWADSVISCS
- a CDS encoding ATP-binding protein yields the protein MGEAHGTRYLVLGATEVWSGSTPLSLGGPRLRALLTALALRPGRPVPARTLIDEVWADTPPGDAAAALQALVARLRKTLGRAAVTSEPGGYRLDTPRDTVDLFAFEALLRDGESALRAGDPATAARTLTSALALWRGPALADLPDRAAAARPEALRLTALRLRIDADLALGDSAHALAALREAVADHPLDEAFRAQLIRALRAEGRTADALVAYDEARTVLADTLGTAPGPELSALHLELLRQPAPKPNAPGVPPAPPGLRRRGNLRSRLTSFVGRESDLLALRRDLTTARLVTLTGPGGSGKTRLAQEAAEAAQLGHDHPDGVWLAELAPLDDPSAVPHAALTALGLRNTLLPGSGRDPLRPEPYSEDPIARLLDHCAHRRLLLVLDNCEHLIGAAAHLAAELLSACPGVTVLATSREPLGVPGEVVRPVEPLPPPTAYRLFAERAATARPHPGGAPRTEDADAVREICRRLDGLPLAIELAAARLRVLSPRQIADRLDDRFRLLTSGSRTLLPRQQTLRAVVDWSWDLLDAQERTTLRALSVFAGGCTLAAAEAVCGPDALQTVAQLVDKSLVVADHGRPGGTRYRLLETIHEYAAERAAEHPAERAAAAARHTAYFRELAATVDAALRGADQLRRLEVMETELDNIRAALLRSIEDRAEPDALAITLSMGWFWWLRNYRDEANGWLSRVTALGGDPPEDSGDPMYWPRLDVRMLHLFVNSDSASAEQWSSEAIRATAGRLAAAYREGGPHAARFPGLLWPFTLYLLGDSSRVLGHIDEVVANCRRYGGDWELASALMFRTHATVDSPGGLERTDADWAELQSLNERLGDRWMRAQVHTARAEIESARGHYAVARAEYEAAHRLGEELGAHGEGAYRLARMAELAHRGGADAAAEGLLDQAIEEAERYAVWDALTYTRYLRALLLLEAGEVQEARALCDEALAHVGDGTPPPMFHVMLHGLAARITAAEGDPAAALDQVALAARTALDSGCTEPVVAGQLDTAARLLAVLGDARSAVRLSAAAESVRAPLPRSVPEQAGEDEVRRLAGAVLSAAERAEERAAGAALDAEAAVRLLAGLAEGGTAARSAGAAERRAAGARAPGGGAAAGRE
- a CDS encoding TetR/AcrR family transcriptional regulator, producing the protein MQIQDSQHTVTASAEAHSGVGRAAPLRVDAQRNLEHVLRAAREVFGELGYGAPMEDVARRARVGVGTVYRRFPSKDVLVRRIAEEETARLTEQARTALGQENEAWSALARFLRTSAASGAGRLLPPQVLRVQGTPGADPYASAGDEPARVPQQRTPLAAAGGGLGDLAEEHTGRGQGTGADDQDGIRVLLDVVGQLVDRAREAGELRVDVSVADVLLVIATSAPALPDAAQHAAASARLLDILLDGLRSRPGDRIGDRTGERAADRAAERPADRVGEHPSDAVPSDSAASSGPARG
- a CDS encoding DsbA family oxidoreductase — its product is MKVEIWSDIACPWCYVGKARFERALAAFPQADSVEVVYRPFQLDPGAPHEPRPHHEMMAAKFGPQGAAMDGRIAALGAAEGLTFDFATVLENNSLLAHRLLRFALDSYGPETQARLKGRLMSGHFGEGMDIGDHGQLTEAAVAAGLDRDAVTAFLDSDALRDEVVGDIEQAREIGITAVPTFVFEGQWAVQGGQETSVFLRALEQVAKETAAVQTPDAYAAGDACADGVCEVPAERPATSS